From a region of the Ovis aries strain OAR_USU_Benz2616 breed Rambouillet chromosome 2, ARS-UI_Ramb_v3.0, whole genome shotgun sequence genome:
- the ARL6IP6 gene encoding ADP-ribosylation factor-like protein 6-interacting protein 6 isoform X1: MSFVESGRRSALLRRRPGTPVPFARPPYSVFSQGDSWGEGEVEEEEGCDQVARDLRAEFSAGASSKLRKDPVLRTDGDGSPILPDKRNGIFSADAGGKALARRWPVQVLSILCSLLFAILLACVLAITYLIVKELHAENLKNEDDVNTGLLGFWSLLIISLTAGFSCCSFSWTVTYFDSFEPGMFPPTPLSPARFKKMTGHSFHMGYSMAILNGIVAALTVAWCLM, translated from the exons ATGTCGTTTGTGGAGAGCGGGAGGCGTTCGGCCCTTCTGCGCCGCCGGCCCGGCACCCCTGTCCCGTTCGCTCGACCTCCGTATTCAGTTTTCAGTCAGGGAGATAGCTGGGGTGAGGGCGAAGTCGAAGAGGAGGAGGGATGCGACCAAGTGGCCCGTGATTTGCGGGCGGAGTTCTCGGCCGGGGCGTCATCGAAACTCAGAAAGGACCCGGTACTCCGGACAGATGGGGACGGATCTCCGATTCTGCCCGATAAACGCAATGGAATTTTCTCGGCGGATGCGGGTGGTAAAGCCCTGGCTCGGCGTTGGCCGGTCCAGGTCCTCTCAATTCTCTGTTCGCTGCTGTTCGCCATCCTCCTTGCCTGCGTGCTCGCCATCACCTACCTGATCGTAAAAG AGTTACATGCTGAAAATTTGAAGAATGAAGATGATGTAAACACTGGACTGTTAG GATTCTGGAGTCTACTTATAATATCCCTAACTGCTGGATTCTCCTGCTGCAGCTTTTCTTGGACAGTGACTTACTTTGATTCTTTTGAACCAGGAATGTTTCCTCctactcctctttcacctgccaGGTTCAA GAAAATGACCGGACATTCCTTCCACATGGGCTACAGTATGGCAATTTTGAATGGCATTGTAGCTGCTCTGACTGTAGCTTGGTGCCTCATGTAA
- the ARL6IP6 gene encoding ADP-ribosylation factor-like protein 6-interacting protein 6 isoform X2: MSFVESGRRSALLRRRPGTPVPFARPPYSVFSQGDSWGEGEVEEEEGCDQVARDLRAEFSAGASSKLRKDPVLRTDGDGSPILPDKRNGIFSADAGGKALARRWPVQVLSILCSLLFAILLACVLAITYLIVKELHAENLKNEDDVNTGLLGFWSLLIISLTAGFSCCSFSWTVTYFDSFEPGMFPPTPLSPARFKLNQQK; this comes from the exons ATGTCGTTTGTGGAGAGCGGGAGGCGTTCGGCCCTTCTGCGCCGCCGGCCCGGCACCCCTGTCCCGTTCGCTCGACCTCCGTATTCAGTTTTCAGTCAGGGAGATAGCTGGGGTGAGGGCGAAGTCGAAGAGGAGGAGGGATGCGACCAAGTGGCCCGTGATTTGCGGGCGGAGTTCTCGGCCGGGGCGTCATCGAAACTCAGAAAGGACCCGGTACTCCGGACAGATGGGGACGGATCTCCGATTCTGCCCGATAAACGCAATGGAATTTTCTCGGCGGATGCGGGTGGTAAAGCCCTGGCTCGGCGTTGGCCGGTCCAGGTCCTCTCAATTCTCTGTTCGCTGCTGTTCGCCATCCTCCTTGCCTGCGTGCTCGCCATCACCTACCTGATCGTAAAAG AGTTACATGCTGAAAATTTGAAGAATGAAGATGATGTAAACACTGGACTGTTAG GATTCTGGAGTCTACTTATAATATCCCTAACTGCTGGATTCTCCTGCTGCAGCTTTTCTTGGACAGTGACTTACTTTGATTCTTTTGAACCAGGAATGTTTCCTCctactcctctttcacctgccaGGTTCAA